The genomic window TCattgagaaacacaaaaaaaccctctgcaaaagaaaaataaacctacATGTTGCAGAATATGTATAATCTGCTGAACTTTTTGAGTGGCTATTTTGATTTATGTAACTCTTTTGAACTTTATTTCCAAAGTTAATGCTATGAGACATTTTACAGACAGTATGGTGAACTTTCATTAGTCAGAAGGTCACTTCTTTGCTCCTTGACCTCTTAGGTAAACAGTGCTGCTCCTCCAATTACTTCAGTAATTCCTTATTTCAGGCTCACTTTTAAGTGTTAATTTTTATCAGATGTCAAGCAGAATAGATTTTATTTACCTTCACTGCACTTTCCTTTTGTTCGTGAGGTTTATTATCCTCACTCCTGCTATCCTGTGTTGGATTTAATCTAAATTTTCAATGTTAAAATCACAGAAGTAAGAATCTCTTTGCCAATCATCAAGTCTGTGTTGCCATTATAAATCAGTTCCATGTGAGCTGTTTGATTGAGAGAACTGCCAAAAACATTTTCCATGACAGCAAGCTGCCTTTTCATCAAGCAAATGCCAAAAGTCGGcacagaagtaaaataaaaacaatagtgAAGAAGCCTTTAGGGTTTTGTTTAAGGCAGCAGCTGTCCAGTTGGCTGTCAGTAACTGGGTTCTGATACAACACAGACCAGGTCAAAGGAAGCTTTGATAACTTTTGTGAGTTCCAAGAAAAATGAGCTTGGCTGAAGGCTTTCATTGAGGTGTGACGTCTCAAACCAGACGGCTGAAGCGTCCAGctccaaacaaaaatatgcaacaGATATGTTGATTTTCCCGTCAGGTTGCCTTGAGTCAGAAGGAAAAACTGTTGCAACTAGACAAATAAAGAGGTACAATCCTTTTGTTACATCAACTAAATTAACTTTATTACATTCAGTAAAGTGAGCCTGATTGTAAGTTTTCTGGTAACTGGTGAAAATTTCCAGTTGCACAGATGTGGTTCTTTTTAGTTTCTGCTCTTTAAAAATGAGGCAAactttattgacatttttcgTAGGTCCTGTCTGCCCTCTTGTGTTAAAAATAGACATGCTTAGACTTCAACGAGCACAAACAGTACTTCAGTATGTCAAAGTGTCCTATTTCCTCGCAGTTAATAGTTAGCATTCCTAGGAGTGCATATCGCCTCCTAgactttagactaagattattttatgttgagaaatgatggagttatagcagttttgatcaaaccttgaaatatgcacaatctcatgcaatgtcatgctcagagtaagtgttgtaaatgactctcagctactactacaactAATTTTAGcccaaaatctgtaaaattgactgaattacaggCATTTGTGTTGTCTAAGGTGAGCTGGCTGAGGCGGCTATCCAAAAGTtaacaaatttaattaaaatccatccagcagttcttgagattttttgctaacagacagagttgactgtaaATCAGACTTTTAGGTCAATTTACAGTggtatagtcatttttgcatgtttaaagTTAGTtgattgtggcagccatcttgaatagggttgactccagaaaaaaaaaaagtaatttgtagATGTagacccaatgattactttccgcaggtttcattaagatttgttcagtggttcaggagctattttggtaacaaacaaacacttctgATTTCTGATCACTCATTATTCATGCTTAGCTGTGTCTCAAAACTGATTAAGTGTTTAATCAGAATACTTTTATAGTTAACTCTTTGCAAACTTACTCGaccacaattttaaaaatacttgatTATATTTATGTTGCTTAAACTTTTGTCTAACTTGTCTGAAGTTTgtcattaaaacaacttttattcaGTTGTAAACGCCTCCTAACAGTGGGAAATTCTTCTTATGTTGCAGTGACATGAATTTTACAGCAGAGGGCGATGTTGTCTCATTTATCTATGGTGACATTGATTTCAGCTCTTGTATCAGACCAGGAGTTATaagtaatgaaaaaaatctttaatacatttgagctaaaaaaaaaaaagactatcaCATAACCTGTTTTCAAATCTGTGCTTTCAGCAATTGTTTATGAATtaaacccaatttaaaaaaagacaacctcAGAATCCGTTTTGTTATCTTAAAATTCacaatttattcttgtttttttctggacaCAAGAAACCACCAATGAAAACCTGCCAGCATCACTTGTATTCACACACTCCTcttctcttacacacacacacacacacacacacacacacacacacacacacacatgcaaaaccATCACACTCGCTTTGTGCTTTTTACGTTTGTTGTATCTGATTCATCTCTGCATTtataacttaaaaataatttacactgAAAAAATAAGTTGATTTTCATGGGCACTTgagaaagatgaagatgaagtcTGGCCATTCAGGGTCTTGAGTCATTCTCCCAAAGGAAGGAGTCATTCCGCAGCATTTTAGCCAGTTTCTGGTTGAACGGCGTGTAAAAGTCCCGCAGGATCTCCTTAGTGATCGGCAGCATGGGCCCCAGGTTTTTATCTGCTGGTCTTCTGGTGTTGGATGCTGGACTTCTTGTGATTTCTGACTCTATTTCTTTTGCCAGTGGTcctgtaagaaacaaacatctttgtAATTTGCCTGCTTTCTgaagaaaagttgttttgtgtTACACTGATCTAAGTCTTATCTTACTTACCAAGACTGAGAAAGTCAAAGACTTTGTGCATTGTGTATTTCCTGTTATTAGCATGATCTTCCAACCTCAGGACCAGAATCTGTTCCCTGCTGAAAACGGTCAGCCAGTCCATTAAATATACAATATAAAGGCCCACTTGCAATCTCACCTGTTGGggtacaaaagaagaaaaaaaaaatggatgatcAAGTTTTGTCCAAAAAAGCTTTATTATATGCAGAAGAACATGGTGGTCTTCTTTAACAAGAACAAAAGGAGGCATTTTTACCAGCTTTTTTTCATCTACCCCATGAATTCAATACAGAGGGTCACATGTTCACATGTGCAGGCACTATGCCATGGTTTATATGTGTAAAATGGCAGAAggacatgaaaaaaatatatattaatggCTGTTCACTACTTTCAAGTCAACCAGAGATGCTTTCACATTATGTAAAGTTTTCTGACGTGGAAgttataatttaaatgcaaaagtgaaaacaaatctgatgaATGTAAAATCGAATGCTCTTCTCCTAATAAGCagtaaaaaatatctttatattttgctttcaaagaGCCAGACATTCTTGTAATTGCTATAAATGATATTCAGCAACTGTTCTCTGGGCTTTCCAGGAATATTTCAAGTTTTTCCCTGTAGACATTGGCTACTTTTTGCTCATTACAGTCCCGTCGTTTCTTACCCGACAGCTTCCAGAGATACAGGCTTTTTGTTGTCAGGTTTTCTAATGCAGGTGTTTGAATCACTGAGGCAATAACAAGGCTAACTCACTTGGTGGACCAGAGTTGTGTCTAATTGTCATACGTAACTTAAAAAGACCCCTTTTTTAAGTCACAAAgacaaactacaaaaataatgCTAAAGAAAAGGATCTTTAACAAGCATTAGAGtcgcatttcttgaaggaattcatattgcTTGCCGcattgcatgccaaagttttaaagaaagatcctGCATAGTCAGCGCTTAGTGCATGAGAAAGAGAtacctctcagctactaccatatcaaattgtagctcaatatctgtctaTCTTTTCACCTCTTGTGCACTAGACAAGTTTTCTGTGACCTTCTTATGGCACACAGTGCCCCCTTCTGTAAACTTCAGGGACAGCAGTGGACAAAAAtgggtgaaaaagcagccattaTTTAAttgaattctttaaaaaacCTTAATAAAGCATAGAAAAATACTAATTCTAAGATTATTAGGAATGCTTTACTAATAGGatacaaaatgtaaagaaatgaaggaCTGCATGTTTAGCAAATTGTTTGtgaaaagattttaacaaaCCAGCTAAAATTCTCTCTGAGTTTTATTGgcattttctgttattttatacatttattatgtttaatcAGTGTAACTGGAGGTAGACTCCTTGTTGTTGAAATGGACAGtgaaaacttttacaaaattGCTGTGGAGCCCAAAATTACTTATtatttttggccttttttagcaaaactaaaaaacacattttaaatgctgACTATTTATAACACAAACCAGGaactctaaccactgttccatCCACATCTTTCTTCactttataattaaaaatacttgtttttacagattaGGTCAATTGTTTTCTCTAGCCGgtgtttgtaattgttttatctGCGGCCTCAAATCTGAGCTTTATAATTTGTATAACAGAGACAAAGGAATGTAAGCACAGCTGTAATCCTTTTCAACATGATCTAATAACTCTGATATTAGAGGATGGACATTTAGGCCAGCTGCAGGGAGTAATCGCTGACCCACAGGGACGTGGAGCCTGTCAGAGGCAGTTTGGGAGACGGACCTCTGAATACCAGGCAGTCTACGCTCCGAGCCAAAAGAGGACTGTCCAGTCTGCCTCAGGGTAGTGTGGGAAAAGCTGGCCTGAAGCCTAACACCCAGACTTGTTCTTTGAGCCAGAAGGAAGTTCATCGTTTTGCTAAACTAGTTTTTGTTGCACACAAAAACGGGCTTAAAACATTGAATTGCATAGCAGTGTTTCAAATTCTTTTCTTCAAACTCAGTTTTTTCAAGCTTTAGCATGCGCTAATGAAGCGTGGATTTAACTCCATCTGCTGTTTTTCCAagccctttttctttttctctcttcccaCCAGCTAATAAACTGGTGGCTAAATGCGGCTCTAAAGCGGAGCTGCCAGACAAAAGCAGGAGGGAGGGACCACTCACTGGCATGGCGTTGTTGACGGTAGTGTTGTACACACAGGAGCGCATTGTGTACTCCGTAAGGCACCCCTCGAAAAGCTGCAGCGACTCGGACACCTTCTCGTGGAAATCCTCCGCAGATTTATTGGCAATACCGAAGTAAAGGTAATCAGAGTAAAGCCTGCAAGACAACAAAGTAAACGAATGAGAAATAAATGACCAACTTGTTATTTTCTCAGGCTTTATATACTTGCAGCACTACAAAATGTATCTACTAAAGACAGCTGACTATGAAGCTACTccagtacaaaaaataaatcaataaacaaagGATGTAAAGCtgtcaaaaaccaaaaagccaGCACAAAAAAGGATCGGTAGAGTGAGTCATGTAGCATCTCCAATAAAACTTAACATGTGGCACAGTGTTTGTATTAAGGAAAGGCACAGGTTGTAAACAAGTCTCACATAATGAAACTGGCGTGGTTAGTTTAATCGACCATGCAATTCATTTCCCCCACAATTGTTTTTGGGAAAGGTAGCACAGGCAGCCATCAACAAAGATAATTACTGTACAGAAAGCCTGCTCTGATGTCCttcgaagaaaaaaaaaaactcacaaggatagttcagctcttttgaaacTAAGTTCTGTTGAGCGGCTTTAAACTGTTTCGGCGGTTTATGATTGCTCGCACacgaaaataaaaatctctccACATTTAGCAAATCTTTATACTCAAGTGGAAAAACACCCGCCCTGATCTGTACAACTGGAATCACAATGTCAGCCTCACACTTTTTTACAAACACGAAATACAGTAGTTTGTAAAACACGAAACACAATTATCTAATTTAGACAGAAACATATCATAATGTCTCTTCCTTGTCATTTCAAAGCATTGGCTTTTAAATGACCACACCTATTGGTTAAACTACCAGGTGTGTAAACACTTGTGTGCTTAACTGAAAACCCACCAATGAAGTGTAAGTACTATATGGATGCAGCATCTGTGCAGGGATGGATTCGGTGCATAAGGAGGCTGCTAGTTGAAGAGATGAAGCCTAGactagattttgttttttcagagcCCCCAACCCTCCCACTGTAATTGTGTTTGATatagttattttgtttgtttttttccccccattatGTGTCTACATGAATGCTTGCCGAGCTTGCAAGAGTCAGAGAACTGGAATATATTTTGCTCAGCCTTTCATAACGGCTGACTTGAGTAAATGATGCCGTTTTATAGATGTAggtctttgaacgacctcagtttgcagaaacaaGGTTTGattctgacagaactgatgagcaGTCGCATAGAAAAACTCCAATGATTCCATAGAAAAACTATTAAGTCAATAAACTTAATTTCTTCTAACTCAACTCATTCAaagtgctatctacaacaggtaagatatttgaTGTTCTTCACCTTTCACAAAACCCCTTTTCAAAAATCTGAATGATTTGTTTAACATGGAAACATCACAGGGATTAATCGTTACTGTCCTTGCAtgtctaataaaaacataaggAAACTTGTGTGACAACCAGTTTCAGTAAAAAGCCAACCCAGCCTTCATGACAACACAGCTTTTGTTTCctataaacctgaaaaaagtATCTGTCTGTGTCAGCAGTGTAAATAGCAATAATAAGGCTATTTTCCCAGAACAATATCATCTGTAGAGCAGGTCTACAGTGAGGTGGAAAGTTCTCCCACCTTTCCACCGGGTCCCTGAGCATGACAATGAAGCGGGCGTCAGGCTGCAGGGCATGGATGAAGTCCTGGATAAGGAAAGGAGGCTCTCCCTCTGTGGTGTTGTCATAAAAATACACCCAAGCGTTGTTGTCCCACATGGTGGAGGCACTGGCTTCTCCTGCAAAGCACATCCACAGCTGCTCAAAAGAACATGATATATACACACAGGAGttgttgcaaacaaaaacaaaacaaaatacatgtgCAGACACATTTTTGCTGCTCGTGGTGTAGTGTATCCATGActcaaatttatgtttttgtagatttttaccAAGAAAATTCCAAagttgttgtggttttttttgccCACCCTTGGAGAGCCTGGACTGCATCTGGCTGTGTTTATCATAAAAACTCAACCCACTTCACAATTTCAAAGGTTTTCGGGCTTGGCATATGGACCACAGAGGGAACTATGACTAAAGTGACAGGAGTTTCCATCTTGTTTAACTTCTCGTTGCGAGTTCTGAACAGGTTTTTGTGTAGGCTGGCATCCATGTGAACCAATGAGAGCCGTTAGTCATGTATAGTAAAACATTTAGGCCATTTGCATACATTTTTCCGACCAAAACTTTGTATTGTCTAACATGTACACCTGACCATATATCTTAAAATCTGAACCTTAAAAGGTTGTTCAGATCTGTGTGTGAACTGCCTCAATGTgtactgaaaatgttttcattcagaccACCTTTGGAGGTGATCCAGACCCCTTTGAACCGTCATACGTTTAGTAATCCGAACCCAATCCATCCTGAGCCAAGCTGTAGGTTTTCAGCTCACCTATATTGTACAGCTAAATAAACCAACTGAAAGGCATCCATAGACTTGTGATCATTTCACTAAGGGTTACTGATAATACTACAGTAAATTTCCTCCTCAACAATTTACCACCAAGTGTGAACAGAGGTGTCATAGCTGACCACTTGAAGTCAAATCACTCACAGCGGATTCAtaacaacaaactttaaaagtctgagtgtttctttttctgaaactcAGGTTTTACACTGTGGAGCATCACctttaattttgaacatatGTCAGATAAGATCACGTATTTATCACCATTGacagatttgatcaaaactAGCAAACTTAATAATGGAAatctgattaacctttgaagttgacctgattcaagatggctgccacaattaATAAACcttaacaagcacaaaaatgcttcaaaaattcatttaaaaaaaaattaagctgaTATTTGGTGTTGTAAGAGCTGTGAGTCATCTTCAACTCATTTTCTGAGCACTAATGCTTTAAGACTTTAGAATTACCTGagagtcaactctgcctgttagcaaaatagctcatgaacaactggacagataTAGATACAattctcagacagtaatcactggatccACATTTACAtcagattaaattttggagtcacctGTATTTAGGATgaccatcacagctaatcaaccttagcataAACATGGTGATAACTCCGTCCatcttacaaatattgagctacaatttggtatGATAGCTCAGAGTCACCAACACACACTGGAAGTGATAACAGAatatgtttcatttctttaagaTTTTGACAAATGCCTGAAGCGCCCACtctttttgaaaataatcaATATTAAATCATCTAGTAGGAGAAGTTTGTTTCAGCCTCCTCATACATGCATCTAAACTGAGGCAGCAGCTAACAGCGAGAGCAGATTCTTGCTACTCCTGAAACAGGTCTATATAATGACAAAttcacagcaaaaacacaaacaataagaCAACAGTAATTGTTTCTTCgattgtgaagaaaaaacactgtATTACACATCTACTCAGAAGatgtttttcaaacaatttgAGCCCAGAAACTTTCTCAGGCTGTGCTTAGCTATGATATTCAGGATTCATTAGGCTGTCTGTGCCTTCATTATTCGCTTATCTGTGAAGTGAAGCTGTGATGTATTTGGATGAGCCTTATCTTCCTCCCTTCCTATTTTCTGTGATGACAACAGTGAATGCGAAACAGGATCGCTGCTGACGCCTGAAATGATCCACACTGTGATCAAGTCTATTTAAGGGTCTCCATGTCCATTAAAGGGGCTTGTTTTGCTCCACGGGAGGAGGCTGGAGCAGGACAAACAAACGAAGGAGCCAGACCGCCGTGTCCCTCTGCTGCTCCGCAGTGGCAGAGACTTGGCAGACAGTTGAAGAGAATCATGGAGTGAAGATCCTGGCCACAGGCCTGCACCTCGCTGGGTTCTCCCAGGGCATGGTATGAATACTGAGTGGGCTTTTGGCACACACTCCACCTCTGTTACAATGATTACTtatttaaagaggaaaacaaaacagtgcgGCACGCTAAGTTGCGCTCAATGCACTGAGTCCAGCATGAAAAGACGATTGTTTCTCggtttttctttgcagctaaGCAGCTTCTTTGAGACAGTGTTTGGGCGATGGGAAAGGACAGAAACAAGTAGACACAGCAAGGCTGGAAACAGGATATGCGGATAGAGGAAGGAGGTTTGTAAGACCCCTCCACCCCGCTGTGGATATTATTGCTAAGcctgacacacaaaaacacaatgatttCTTTATACAGCACTTCAGTGAAGTGGCTAAGTGAGGCAGAAGAAAGTCCAGTATTATTAAGGTGTTAGAGCCTCTCTTTAGGGCTGAGTCACCAGCACTAAAGAGAAGCATTTAGCCTCCCTCCCTCGCTGTAGTGAGAGTGGCCGCTCTGTAACACTGCACACAAGGTTACAAGTGAAGTTTCAGGCACCTGTCAAGTCGAATTCAACCAGAAATGCTACCGGCTGCAGCTTGATCAGGATACAGAACGCTGCCAGGTCACTTTCACACACATATCCTGAAGCTGCAACATGACCTGAGTAACGATCATGAATTAAAGAGCTTGCAttcaagaaatgcatatcacctgccgtATTTCATGTCAGAGTCTTAATTTTAGGCAAGGATGTTACACAATGTGTTGTGTTTACacgtatgtgttggggacagttctcacctactaccacaccaaattttagcttaatagtttaaaattgttttccacggtcagttggctgtggcagccattttaaattaggtTCAGTAGATTTAGATGTACacccattgattactttctgaaagtttcatcaaaatccattaattggttcgtgagatattttgctaacaaacagaccaCATTGATTCcaataattaatggcaaagttttaaaaacacagatctTGCATGTTAATTTTGCCCTCCAGTTGTAAGTTGGAgcttagtctcagctactaaccacaccaaattttagccccgtatctgtaaaactgactaaggtatagctattttgtgtttgctaaactTGCTTTGCTGCGGAGGCCATTttcaattggattgactccaaaagttaatgagttgtataTGTTCATTTGATGATTAcctcctgagagtttcattaaaatgtgtttagtgatttatgagttacagacaaacgaacacacagacatggacaaaaacattaccgCTCCACCTTCACCAGCGGGCAATAACCAGCAAGGGGAGTGAAGCAAACTGATGctttgacaaaacagaaatattctgcTGAACAGGAAATGTATGTCCTACTACAGTTGCCTACAGATCTGATTAGCAACATGTCAGGCAGCGTTCCACGTGTTTGTATCCTGCTCCCTCAGCTCTCCACTGACACGTCGATCTTAAGATACTTTTCATGTTATAGACTAGTAGTGTTTCACCGGAGTAGGAAAAAAGCAACTTCCTGTCACATTTTGCAGAGATCAAAGTGACGTATAGAGCAATACAAAAAGCAGGATGTCAGAATCTGGGTTACACTTCATCACAAGAGGTAGATTCGTTATTTGATACAAAGAAAGGTCAGCTTGCTTTGGAACAAGAATGGAGGTTAGTTTTAACTTCatgatttacattaaaaatttaCAGCAATCCTCTCATAgataaattaaaggttttaaaaagttcacTAGTAATATCTCCACCACAACACTGTTAGGTAATccatcatgttttaattataatCCTTGCACAGTGGCTGTGATTGCATTTGTCCATTTAAACTTATTagtgaataaaacatgatcCCCTTGAAACTGGCATTTaactctttttattcttttatgtaCTGTTGAATTTGAGACATTTGTTATGGTATAGGTAACGCAAGAAgttgtgtttgtgcgtgtgtgtgtgtggaaggtgGTTCTTGCATGTAGAGGTGTAACGGTACGTTCGAGTCATGGTTCAGTATGTACTGTGGTATTAGAGTCACAGTTCGGTACGGCTTCAGTACAACAAGAAGGACAAACAAATGCTAAATGCTagagggtttttgttttaaacagattcccccagaagcagagacagaaaaagcaaAGCCCCTTTCTTGGTGGGGAGGGTCTAAGGTAGCAGGCCATGTACAGAAAGgttggaaaaaaatcagtgttgCGTATAGGTCATCAACTGAGCTGATTTCTGAATGTCGGCACTGACCATAGAAAAATTCATATTGGTCGACCTCTACCTTGAAGGGCGTGAAACGCTGCATATACAGTTACAAGTAAAGTTTCAGGCACCTGTCAAGCCATTggtacatttttataaatacaacACAATCTGGTAAACATGGGACGGCaagtacattaaaaaataaatatggaaaCCATTATTATTAATAGCAACGACAGTAgtgaaaataaagctaaaagtagtaattaacagcaacaacagtGATCATAATAAAAGTCATAATGTTTACATTGATAATGATATTAACAATAACTAGaaaatctttaattaaaaaggttCCAACCAACGCACAAAACCCAGATACAACCCTGCAACAACCCAAGCCAAGAGAGTGCGTAGTGAACCAAGACCAAAGGAAATGTCACTGGTGTGGTTTATAATGAAAACgtgaaaagcaggtaaagaaaatgtgacCCAAACAGCTTCTACTGGCACAGGGAAACATACCATcactttttttaaccttctcaAGCTAACCTTAGTGGTAATTTACTGACTAAGAAATCTATAAACATAGCGTCAGTGTTGAAACTGGTTAAGTAAGataactgttcttttttttactgtcaattgtttttgtgcttttaaccTACAACAAATgacatacattacatacaaacataTCTACAAACTACAAATATAAGCAGTGCAGTAGATTCCAAGCAAATTATTATAAgttgattattttatgttgaataTCTTCCATAAACCTTGTGTTGCATCACTTACCTATAATGATGTTTGGGTGGCTGGGGGACCCATTGGTGTTTGCAGTGAGGTTGCCCTGGATCTGGTAGGCAGCCTGATCGAACAAGTCGAGGTAGTCTTCCATCGGGTATCGATCATGGAAGCCCTCGCTGAGACGAATGATGCCTGACAGAGCAACAGGACAGCAAAGATTAATTCATATGGACAAGTATCGTTAGAGTTGTTTAGGTTTTTAGATTGAAAATTGCTGTGATAAACATTGCTTTGCATGCAAATATATATACCCCAATGAATGTGCATTTGTTAaaaggatagtctggtcatttttttagGTGATGCTCTGTCAAATAGTCGTCAGATAGAACCTTAttagccgtgacatcagtcacagaacagagtacaaacagaaacaaaggccTGTTTCATATTGTTTTTCTAGCCtataaaacaattctttttcAACAATGTCATACTGGTATGAGAGACAGACACGttagctaaaattaaacttccacacttttgcatgacaccgtttgtttagCTTGTCACTCTTTAGCTAATGTAGAGTTCTTTCATATTGTTGTGTCATTATTTCTCAATACTCAGTGAtgtatgactgatgtcacggtcGATAAGGTACTAATTAGGGACAACTATTTGACAAAGTATCACTTCAAAACTGACCAGACTCTCTTTACGCTTTTTCGACTTGTGGCAAATAGTACTTCACTGTTGTCCTGAGTGCAATGTGACCTGAAGAAATCTAAGTTCAAAACCGGACCAAATTaatcaaaaaaacaatctttttaacTTTAGCGTTTTCATTTGAAAGCCTGTGTAAAATTAATGCTTTAAAAGCCCCCaaaaaagtgttatttatttgtgcagCAATGATGCACCAAACAATTATGATAATTATAATTTATATGCATTTGTTAAGAGTATCCATGCAGCGTAAGATAATGAGGTAACTCAGCCATCTGCTACATTTAATGAAGCTTTGATGCTGTCCTTCCTCTAAATAGCAGAAAAGACATGGTTAGAAAACTTTAGTGAAGTGGCCAAAAAGCCAGCCAGCCTCATTATTCATCTGGAACAATCACACTTGTATGAGGTGTGATGGATCTGGTTTGTCTGCACTGAGTGCATTTTTCTTCCCGTTTCTCTCCATCCCTTTGGTTTTGATATAAATTAAGTGTCAAGCAGTTTTCAAACAGGCCGTTTGTCTTGACTTCAGCCGCATAAAATGGACACATTTGCTTAAGATTCAGTGAGCCCCTCCGAGGAAGTTATGTGGCACAGATCGCATCAATTCACCTTTTCAATGCATCAGCCAAACGGAGCCTCGAGGaggaatgaaataaataaatacaaaacaaggcTATTTGAATTCAGAGTGTCCTCAGAGGAAGTCTTGGGAGAAAAGT from Kryptolebias marmoratus isolate JLee-2015 linkage group LG17, ASM164957v2, whole genome shotgun sequence includes these protein-coding regions:
- the LOC108246576 gene encoding carbohydrate sulfotransferase 15-like, whose amino-acid sequence is MMTQMDYKYSLLGSTVNDYHKRPLLLQVDNTPMNVFAVLEVKRELPKRWNNVGCKIRLYGFLFGLAVTFFIMASYILTGDKKGLLLTPSSYHFSSLVSPGPFAFNLSSLKDYAHIKVVVKSITSKVKFGRSRQIPDLKALVRSDPHMFSVTPRKFLPGVKNPCWYEEFTGNITSDPYRTNLYGRYSRRFRTVFQHLRSTFHDHLLRRSRRLYRMRCLPYFYIIGQPKCGTTDLYDRLRLHPDVRFTTFKEPHWWTRKRFGIIRLSEGFHDRYPMEDYLDLFDQAAYQIQGNLTANTNGSPSHPNIIIGEASASTMWDNNAWVYFYDNTTEGEPPFLIQDFIHALQPDARFIVMLRDPVERLYSDYLYFGIANKSAEDFHEKVSESLQLFEGCLTEYTMRSCVYNTTVNNAMPVRLQVGLYIVYLMDWLTVFSREQILVLRLEDHANNRKYTMHKVFDFLSLGPLAKEIESEITRSPASNTRRPADKNLGPMLPITKEILRDFYTPFNQKLAKMLRNDSFLWENDSRP